A single region of the Mus caroli chromosome 16, CAROLI_EIJ_v1.1, whole genome shotgun sequence genome encodes:
- the Lrrc58 gene encoding leucine-rich repeat-containing protein 58 produces MEEAALGEAELNWSRLSVSAEALESELEARAEERRGAREALLRLLLPYNRLTSLPRALGGGFPHLQLLDVSGNALTALGPELLTLSGLRTLLARNNRLGGPGSLPKGLAQSPLCRSLQVLNLSGNCFQELPASLLELRALQTLSLGGNQLQSIPAEIENLRSLECLYLGGNFIKEIPPELANLPSLNYLVLCDNKIQSVPPQLSQLHSLRSLSLHNNLLTYLPREILNLIHLEELSLRGNPLVVRFVRDLTYDPPTLLELAARTIKIRSISYTPYDLPGNLLRYLGSASNCPNPKCGGVYFDCCVRQIKFVDFCGKYRLPLMHYLCSPECSSPCSSASHSSTSQSESDSEDEASVAAHRMQKVLLG; encoded by the exons ATGGAGGAGGCCGCGCTCGGGGAGGCCGAACTCAACTGGTCCCGCCTCAGCGTGTCGGCCGAGGCGTTGGAGTCGGAGCTGGAGGCGCGCGCCGAGGAGCGGCGCGGCGCGCGCGAGGcgctgctgcggctgctgctgccCTACAACCGCCTGACGTCGCTGCCGCGGGCGTTGGGCGGCGGCTTCCCGCACCTCCAGCTCCTGGACGTGAGCGGCAACGCGCTCACGGCGCTGGGGCCCGAGCTGCTGACGCTGAGCGGCCTGCGCACGCTGCTGGCCAGGAACAATCGACTCGGCGGCCCGGGCTCGCTGCCCAAGGGCCTGGCCCAGTCGCCGCTCTGCCGTAGCCTCCAAGTGCTCAACCTCAGCGGCAACTGCTTCCAGGAGCTGCCCGCCTCGCTGCTGGAGCTGCGCGCCCTTCAGACCCTCAGCCTGGGCGGCAACCAGCTGCAGAGCATCCCCGCCGAGATCGAGAACTTGCGGAG TTTAGAATGTTTATACCTTGGAGGAAACTTCATTAAAGAAATCCCACCAGAATTAGCAAATCTGCCTTCTCTGAATTACTTGGTGTTGTGTGACAACAAGATCCAAagtgtgcctccccagctctcacA GTTGCATTCGCTTCGATCCCTCAGTCTGCACAATAACTTGCTGACATACCTGCCTCGAGAGATCCTTAATCTTATTCACCTGGAAGAGTTGAGTTTACGAGGAAACCCGTTGGTTGTTCGTTTTGTTAGAGATTTAACGTATGACCCTCCGACTCTTCTGGAATTAGCTGCAAGAACCATTAAGATCCGAAGTATTTCTTACACTCCCTATGACCTTCCTGGAAATCTTCTTAGATACTTGGGTTCAGCCAGCAACTGTCCAAACCCAAAGTGTGGTG GAGTCtattttgactgttgtgtcagacAGATTAAGTTTGTGGACTTCTGTGGGAAGTACCGTCTCCCCCTCATGCACTACCTGTGCTCTCCAGAGTGCTCCTCCCCCTGCAGCTCTGCCTCACATAGCTCCACCTCCCAGAGTGAATCTGACTCAGAAGATGAAGCCAGTGTTGCTGCACACAGAATGCAGAAAGTCCTTCTTGGTTGA